The following proteins come from a genomic window of Solea solea chromosome 3, fSolSol10.1, whole genome shotgun sequence:
- the btg1 gene encoding protein BTG1 — MHTLCARGTMKPEITAAVGFLTRFLRVKGHVNDRQVQTFTQSLQDILSEQYKHHWFPDRPCKGSGYRCIRINHKMDPLVGQAGQRIGLTIQQLYLLLPSELTLWVDPFEVSYRIGEDGSICVLYESKPGPVGMSMGPAAHGGYGSSSSGSGGASMNPMMDSHISCKEELMGLARTSPSKAYNMMTVSG; from the exons ATGCATACTCTTTGTGCCCGAGGAACCATGAAGCCAGAGATCACCGCCGCCGTGGGATTTCTCACGAGATTTCTGCGGGTGAAAGGACACGTAAACGATCGGCAGGTCCAGACATTCACCCAAAGCTTACAGGACATTTTgtcag AGCAATACAAGCACCACTGGTTCCCAGACAGGCCCTGCAAGGGCTCCGGCTACCGCTGCATCCGCATCAACCACAAGATGGACCCGCTGGTGGGGCAGGCGGGCCAGCGCATCGGCCTGACCATCCAGCAACTGTACCTGCTGCTGCCCAGCGAGCTCACGCTCTGGGTGGACCCCTTCGAGGTGTCGTACCGCATCGGCGAGGACGGCTCCATCTGCGTCCTGTACGAGTCCAAGCCCGGCCCCGTGGGAATGTCGATGGGCCCCGCGGCCCACGGCGGCTacggctcctcctcctcggggAGCGGGGGCGCGTCGATGAACCCCATGATGGACAGTCACATCAGCTGCAAGGAGGAACTGATGGGGCTGGCCAGAACCAGTCCCTCCAAAGCCTACAACATGATGACAGTGTCCGGTTAA